One window of the Rosa rugosa chromosome 3, drRosRugo1.1, whole genome shotgun sequence genome contains the following:
- the LOC133739191 gene encoding DUF21 domain-containing protein At2g14520, giving the protein MAVEYVCCSSGFFIHILVIVFLVCFAGLMSGLTLGLMSLSLVDLEVLAKSGKPSSRKHAAKILPVVKKQHLLLCTLLICNAVAMEALPIFLDGLVPAWGAILISVTLILLFGEIIPQSVCSRYGLAIGAAVTPFVRVLLWVCFPLAYPISKLLDYLLGHGHVALFRRAELKTLVDMHGNEAGKGGELTHDETTIIAGALGLSEKTARDAMTPIAETFAIDINAKLDRNLMNRIMEKGHSRVPVYYEEPTNIIGLVLVKNLLTVHPEEETPVKNVTIRKIPRVQETLPLYDILNEFQKGHSHMAIVIRRCNTQEQPNGNTADSPVKEVKVDIDGEKPPQEKILKSKRSLNKWKSFPNSGNISQRSGSRSKKWSKDMYSDILEIDGEALPKLPEEEVAVGIITMEDVIEELLQEEIFDETDHQYEDS; this is encoded by the exons ATGGCGGTGGAGTATGTGTGTTGCAGTAGCGGCTTCTTCATTCACATACTGGTAATCGTGTTTCTGGTATGTTTCGCGGGGCTAATGTCTGGGCTCACCTTGGGCCTCATGTCCCTGAGTCTCGTCGATCTTGAAGTCTTGGCCAAGTCAGGGAAGCCCAGCAGTCGCAAGCATGCTG CAAAGATATTGCCAGTTGTGAAAAAGCAGCACCTGTTGCTTTGCACCCTACTAATTTGCAATGCTGTTGCAATGGAG GCACTTCCCATTTTCCTGGATGGTTTAGTGCCAGCTTGGGGTGCAATTCTAATTTCGGTGACACTAATTCTTCTGTTTGGTGAG ATTATACCACAATCTGTTTGTTCCCGTTATGGTTTGGCGATAGGTGCAGCAGTGACTCCATTTGTCCGTGTCCTTCTGTGGGTCTGCTTTCCTCTTGCATATCCAATTAGCAAG TTATTAGATTATCTTCTCGGCCATGGACATGTAGCTCTGTTTCGCAGAGCGGAGTTGAAAACGCTTGTAGATATGCATGGCAATGAG GCCGGAAAAGGTGGAGAATTGACACATGATGAGACAACAATTATTGCTGGAGCACTTGGACTCAGTGAGAAAACTGCCCGTGATGCCATGACTCCTATAGCTGAAACTTTTGCAATTGATATCAATGCCAAGCTTGACAG GAATTTGATGAATCGGATAATGGAGAAAGGGCATAGTAGAGTGCCAGTTTACTATGAAGAGCCTACAAACATAATTGGACTTGTCCTG GTCAAAAACTTGTTGACAGTTCATCCAGAAGAGGAAACTCCTGTAAAGAATGTCACTATACGCAAGATCCCAAG GGTTCAAGAAACATTGCCGTtgtatgacatactgaatgaaTTTCAGAAAGGTCACAGTCACATGGCTATTGTTATAAGACGGTGCAATACTCAGGAGCAGCCCAATGGCAATACAGCTGACA GTCCAGTGAAAGAAGTGAAAGTGGACATTGATGGTGAAAAGCCTCCTCAGGAGAAGATTTTGAAGAGCAAAAGATCACTGAACAAATGGAAGAGCTTTCCTAACAGTGGGAATATTTCACAGAGGAGTGGGTCCAGAAGCAAGAAATGGTCCAAGGACATGTATTCAGACATCCTTGAGATAGATGGTGAAGCACTCCCAAAGCTCCCAGAAGAGGAAGTGGCTGTTGGCATTATAACAATGGAAGATGTTATCGAAGAGCTTTTACAG GAGGAGATATTTGATGAAACTGATCATCAGTATGAGGACTCATAA